ccgtaaaactgccataactactcacctgaggaagagctgcgtgcaatacaggcacctactactagattgctttacagtgacagatcctaccagttaccaactcaaaaagacatgcgtaccggtttctactggaaaacgcatcagtccatagactctgacccacctaaagaaccctgcaactgactgaaggaaaaacaaagcgcttaccccaaaaagcagcccaggcagaaggagctctgtcatggaatacctgcaactcagttaccactaggtcccacctggaacctgaagctaatcacctgggaaagtgcaagggggaaagcacaaaaaaaaaaaaaaaaatcagaaaggagcagtagctgtggtttctttattcgtttatatggcttagctcaacagcacgcagagtgcagacaggagagctagggtgtttctagaaacaaaaatccccatgcttttgctgcagctttgaatattaaaaggacaaactgaccaagaaagtaactgattttttttttttccatctggaattagctcgatcttttatttacataaaaagaaaaatctaggagcagaactgattgcacgccaaaaaaaaaaaaaaatcaattccattccactcgcaggaaaaatcacttacttcagtaggctacctgagaaccaaaaggctatgctgatgggtcaaaacacactacaggacactggggccaggccctccgctgcacccacttaaaacccatccctacactcaccaaggtgcaaccccaacacaaaaaaaaacagacacagcatttcagcacctgctttgttccgattctaaagactaacaccacagcccacattgcctgggacacctgataaacagaagagaaagcagacatacccttttcaagccatccctgcacgtgtcgctccttgatcatctgcaacctcttctcaaatcctcaaccgcttctgtggagagcctgccatggcacctgcaaagcaagatggatacccttcgcactcacctcgtgctacttggcagttctgctccaatccagctcacaaccagcctgcccttctcgtgctgctcttcagagtgcagcttggccccactcagcctgtgtgagacaaatgtgaaacaaaaagaaaagcataggctgaagcagcatccaaagccacagcacagctgggacagttactctcagctgctgccttacctccgtgccctcccctcccctcgaggcagacgcttccatctgctctcttaggccagctacaacacccctgaaatataaacagggtttttaccgtacttggtgtagttcagtaactgcagtgacaactgcacccctaaagtaccttctatagctgttcatcactcaccttgccaaaagcagctctggtcgtcaagtcccgtgtcgtacactgtgtttcagctttaacaaatgaaaacagtcacaagagaatcaatcattcagctgccagcattagcacccatccctcaacaacacaaaagggaccccatttacaatactatcgtttcaaaacagcagcccccttgcctcagcacctcagaagtagatcaagccagtcaccgagttgcctaccgagtgctgaacagttccagaaggagctctttcctgtgacaggttcctccaaaggtttacgctctactggggacaggaaagaaataaaaataaaaaattcaaaaccccatatctgtaagctttcaagattcgacagacctcctcaagcacaccgttcaagtgctatgcgagcagttgctcgcaagcagctcaactctcccccctccagtctgccaaacaccacagagatgactgtgccagctgcccttcagtacgtgcccagaggcagactggatatctttaccaaaacagtccagacaatgtattagtacacccatgcactgccacgttacctgtcatcactaactgccaggcaggacagctccagaccaaacacgtacacacacacaggcacgccacaaacactacaaacaaaacacacaacacaaggcacaagaaaaagtgacccccaaaaagaaagccctacagcaacagcaagtcagaacaggtgctctgcaccagaccccaggagagactcaaatgtcacgacacgcgactggaagcaactgccagaactgggatgatggaggcctaaaaagcctgccttcgagacaagagaccagaaggatggggactgaaaaccccctaagaagacgcttgggaattgatttcctaaggaagagctcctgatgcggcccagatgacttctgcaagagtgaggatggaaacagacgcgatctcgaaccgaatatgatgcacaagacctgaaacagatctgcacccatgcttttgccgcatttttttttaacattaaaaggacagtactcgctgggtcgtaactggaacattcccaactggaattggctcaaacttttatttaccatgaatgaaagatctcggagcaaaacagactatacaccaaaacaatcaattccattccacccccaggaaaaagtcacatactctcatcccctcctgtacctcagccgcttgcctgccccacgcggcacatgcttccatctcttctctttacccacttatagcacctctaaaaggcaaactggaattttactctattggatgtaggaaaataacttcagtgacaaccacacccccaaaattaacagctacctctgctcatcacgcaccagagtcactgcagaggcagctggttgagacatcctgcactgcacttcagcctaatgaaaggcaaaacacaggcagaagataaacattcagctgccagcagtagcacccatccctcaacaacataagcgaccccagctttacttttatcctttcaaaacagcactccacttgcctctggacctgcaaattaggtccaagcttgaaaggagcggccagcatcacccacgccacctgggaacacaaaaggacaaaagaaccactgtgcttgcaagcacccacctgccacactgctcctctatcccaaacagtctcacttcggaacctcacagggaaacacctgagcgtcttcccttcgcttcagataagggatgaccaggctgacaacacccaccttccctcactgctccgcgacacgaggatttccctttcctgtccacgaccgcacaaagcacctgcaaaaaaacaacaaaacaaaacaaaaaaaaagacagaaaagcacagtctgaggcacctcacagccacagcgtacctgctgcacgacctctctcttcccagctctggtacttcagctgctcaccagctctacctgagattcttcgcccactgcaccacagcaaactctgcctagaCCACAcgacacacactacacaagctacattgcccaacacacacaaaagctggaacgttccagcccaacaattagtcacgtcgcacaggaaggatgccgcatactcctagaaaccaaaccttccagtcctgagcagctccccacctcctcattctaaccacgctcagcaaacacactgtttgaccctcaaaaataaaaataaataaataaataaataaaaacatgcacacacacaaagaaaaacaactgagctccacaaatgccaaaaagacatgcacacacagcagccccggcaggggtaatcaaacttaccctttgcagatgaaagaggtgactctgatacaaccctgctcagtctcttggtaatgctgcatctacgctgccaagccatatgtagcattcaatcaagctggttttagtcctctggagagttacacaagtgggtttatacatctagagactaaaatatagctcaaaaacagaagagtatcccaccatcccaaaaaaaacagtgagccagcagcccctactaaacatcccgctactgagtgaattccaagcacttaaaatccagaaatccataggctccagtctgcctagagaaccctgcaattgactgaaggaaaaacaaagcacttaccccaaagagcagcccaagcagaaggagctctctgatagcatgcctggggctcatataccattcggccccgcccagcacccaaacccaatcacctgggaaaggggaggggcaaagcacaagaaagtaggaagagagcaaaagaagcagctgtggtttttttttttccctttgttttttaaaatctggtttatctcaaaaacattccgagagcagacaagagacctgtggtgtttctacaagcaaaactccccttttgcttttgctgcagcttttaatgttgaactgataatgtcaccaagcaagtaactgaaacttcttcaactggaattagtttaaacacgctcaccgtcatctgcaaacacagagaaccagcattcactagccctaaccctaaccccaaccctcaccctaaactctaaccctagccccagccctagtccccgagaactgcatttcccggtgtgctctgggcacccaacatggcctcccggaagttcggagtcccagaactacatttcccggtgtgctctgggcgctcaacatggcctcccggaagttcggagtcccagaactacatttcccggtgtgctctgggcgcccaacatggcctcccggaagtccggagtcccagaactacatttcccggtatgctctgggcgctctgcatggcctcccggaagtccggagtcccagaactacatttcccggcatgctctgggcactcaacgcggcctaccggaaagccttgtgccggaaaactacacctaccagcattccctgcacagccggcacggccaatcagaggccgtgtcgtcgagaactccatttaacagcactccctggaaccctagcccttaccgcccttgcacaaaaaagccgcaagccctaaccctaaaaatcctcgaaacccctacagacctaacccaaactatccaccacactaaacccctgaagacctatgcctaaaagccctaacccaaacacttaagacgctcacagcgcccaagcccacaaaattaggatgctcaaatcccaaacccccccaaaataggacgctcaaatcgcaaacccccttccgaaaaagaaaataagaaaaataaatcaaacaaaacaaaaacaacaaaaggggtagacctggtggcatctgccctataaccctgcaaaaatcatgagggacctagaacaacaaagcaaacacacaaaacaacattgacctcctatccataaaagtgctataacaatcacctccaaagagcttcatgcaataaatgcacgtactactagattggtttcctctaaaatatcgtacaagactctgacccacgaaaagaaccctgcatgtagctaacagaagaataaacaaagcaccgaccccaaagagcagcccacgcagaaggagctctctgatagaatgcctagggctcgtataacatttggccccgcccagcacccaaacccaatcacctgggaaagagaagggggcaaaaaacaagaaagagagcaggagcagcagctgtgttcttttatttatttttttatttatttgtcacctatccctagtttacagcatgcggagtgcagacaaaagaactgcggtgtttctagaagcaaaatttaccgtatttttgcctcagctttgaacatagaaaggacaatacaaccaagaaagtaaatgaaatattttcaacgggaattagcaagaacctttcatttacatttgaagaaaaatctaggagcgtaggaaattacacatcaaaaaaaaaaaaagacgtaataagcaacgcgcatgcgcggaccctggccgcctgcagtactcttttccaccagcaggcggcggcagaggggcgccctcgggcgtcaccgggcatgagctccccccggccgcctgcagtactcgttttccaccagcaggtggcggcagaggggcgccctcgggcgtcaccgggcatgagctccccccggccgcctgcagtactcgttttccaccagcaggcggcggcagaggggcgcccgcGGGCGCCACCGTGCATTcgcgccccccggccgcctgcagtactcgttttccagcAGCAGGTGGCGGCCGAGGTCGCGTTCGCGGCgaccggccgcctgcagtacccctttccgaacagcaggtggcggcagtgGGCGCCCCCGTGCGCCACCGCTCATGCGTGGCGTTCGGCCCCCTGCAGTATTTACTTCGCACCAGCAGGTGGCGCTCCACCCTGAGGTTAAATACCTGCAGTATCGGCTCAGAACGCAAGAAACCCTTACTGTGGCTTATTTCAGTGGATGCAGCATTCCAAGTTTATGTATGGTACCAAGAACTGGTCTTGAATCAGGTCCTCCGTAGATGGGAATCCTTGAGTTCTTTATTTGCCTGGATTTTCCCCATTGAGCGTGGACCAAATTGAGTTCAGGCCCTTCTTGTGCCACAGAACTTGAAAAAAATGTCCAAATTGTCTGTAACAGGTGTTTTTTCTATGAAAGTATTAATACAGTACCTCCCCTTGTCCCTCTTCCTGTGTATTGTACAATAATATTTTCACTGGTCATGAATAATGGCATTTTTAGGAGTTTTACTATTACTGGCCAGTTTTTTTTgatttgataaaaataaaaaacacacaccgTGCACCATGTCACCAGGTGATTCCATTTAATAGTCTCTGCTTTaccaatatttaaaaagaaaattcactAGGGGAAGTTCACAAGTCTGCAGCTATTACCAATAAAGACGGTGTAAGTAAACTTCTCAATATTGCTTTTGGtatttcatgagaaaaaaaacattgcgGCTATGTTTTCTCATCTGTAAGGTAGACAGAAAAGCAATCCAAAATTCTGAGCATGATGCCTGAGAATCACGGTTTACAGTTACTCAATGTCTTCCGGTCTCACAGGATGAGGAAGAGGTATAATAGATTTCTTCTCCGTATCTCTGGAAAGAGCTTTTCTCATACCTGtagcaagaggaaaaagatcTGCAACAACTGTAGTTGTCTGTCCACAGCCTTTGTATTTTGTATGTTACTTTAATCTGAAAAGATGAATGGATGAACAGAAAAGATACACAGCAAGCCCAAAGAAGCTTTCGTGGAGGAcgcttacaggaaaaaataccttGCAATAACAAGCACCTAGTACTCCTGTTTTGTTAACACAGTACTTGAAATTTCCATGTCCTTTATCCTTTAAATTGAAAAGGCCACCCAATTCTCTGTCACTGTGGACCATTAGCCTCTGTAAGATTTTAATTGGCTGAGAAAAACAATTCCTCAAGTCCGTATAATCAAGggacaacaaaacaaaagcgggggggaggggggggaaggacTGTCACAGaaaaggagggaagagaaaggaagaaggaaagcacAGCCATTCCTCTTCCCAGTGGCATCAGGAAGAAGTCCAGGCACCTGCCAGGAGCATTCTTTCCATTAGATAAGTAACCGAATGTTATTTATCGTTACTCACAGAGTAACATGTCTTTGTACTGGATAGCTTACTCatctggtattttattttaccgTGGATACAATGCAACGTGCAAACCACAAGGTTGatttttttaacagatattAATCCTCAGCAGGAAAAGCTATCTAAAGGAAGAAGTAAAATCCCATTAAACAACAACCACCTTAACTTTTTCCCTATACACAAAACACAGGGACAACCCTGGGACACACAAGAGGATCTTTCCATTCAACGTGGGGGTAGAACAAGTACTTACCATAAGCATCCTCGTCAGGCTCTCCATTGCTAGCAGAATAGTACTCTAACACTGTCCGGTACACACTGTAGCCCAGTTGCTTATACATGTTTACCGCAACCTGATTTGATACTCTCACAAAGAGATCAACGAAAAATCCgccctttcttttaaaaaataaacaaaacacagtaagaaCGAGCAGGTGAATATATTTCCAATTAAAAACCCACAACATGTAACCAAGAACAGGTCTGATGAGGCAATATACTAATCAGGTATGCTTCACGCTGTAATAACAGATGCATCCCTTTTAGCACAGGACAAGCCCAGTATTggcagaagttattttttttggtcacaTGAACAATCTTCTACACCATCCAGTACACTCAGAATTATTAACAAAAAGAACAGGGCCAGCCAAATACCCACAGAAGCctcattttcatatatatatatatata
The sequence above is drawn from the Anas platyrhynchos isolate ZD024472 breed Pekin duck chromosome 7, IASCAAS_PekinDuck_T2T, whole genome shotgun sequence genome and encodes:
- the LOC113841405 gene encoding N-alpha-acetyltransferase 20 isoform X3 is translated as MSRMMSDAMKQNCTRTICIVCVMGKAEGSVAREEWHGHVTALSVAPEFRQLGLAAKLMELLEEISEKKGGFFVDLFVRVSNQVAVNMYKQLGYSVYRTVLEYYSASNGEPDEDAYGMRKALSRDTEKKSIIPLPHPVRPEDIE